From Plectropomus leopardus isolate mb chromosome 4, YSFRI_Pleo_2.0, whole genome shotgun sequence, the proteins below share one genomic window:
- the LOC121942684 gene encoding uncharacterized protein LOC121942684 isoform X2, with amino-acid sequence MSENLRGGYYGSSLQELRLLLLGNIGCGKTSSADTILEQLSPVSPSASRSCQLRQGISDGRSLTVVEAPRWYWSGGKMEDSVRRETERAMTLLAQGPHAILLLVPVGQFTEMECRVPAELEEVFGEEALDHTLVLLTCGDYLMGRTLEEYLQKEHPGLRQMIERCGGRYHVLNNRQRHDREQVRELLEKVDNLVQRSGVYHMKSVQERELDRRVKERKRELMESYRAQKEKRETFASTHIPNTETRRSLVEGEDYSTALERRGREERDEMDESISVRQRSNGLHSNPATEWYSESNEDRQVKRTPSFRLNAVHHRMNSFEDRSPEASPTSPYSPVFTSSSSSPTFASSPTSFPSSSSPNSNPSSSSPNSNPSSSTPISNPSSSTPTSFPSSYSSSSSSPELRLVLLGRSGSGKSAAGNSILGREVFASCPDSLTAITQECEKKKTVVEGRQVAVVDTPDWFNSEQTPDEVRAQISSCVALSSPGPHAFLICVPLDQPAKTEMQALKTLDAVFGPEAVQNHTILLFTYADKLRESGKTGNNSVEAYIAGQRGDLLKLVEKCGDRFHVMEMAGGWRERKNVAELLEKVDQTVKESGGQFYSHPAFQEAENRVRQRQVEIARERKGKKLQQDRLADVRQLNSERRVLYPYMQPVAETEEEVREDEIEKTRDEAEMSVRTMNIESLPPITRSTLSPSLLRSIMEKMGSTANMLPQLLADSSVLVGEGAKKMKDSPMWGTVGSQAKNVQKMVADSAVWGKVGAGAGHVSKLVGDRCPKVVLDGTAWVGSGAKAARASPVWGKVGSGAKIVAENSMRVGAGLGTGAKNLAQSPMWGKVGSGAKTGAKLMADSSVRLGAGIGAGAKKMAQSPVWGQIGSGAKAGAKKVAESSVWEKIGTTAKKVPKVVIGGALLGLVLGVFLGGALGGALGAAAGSAVTEVGRRKLSNKNTIEKADEVAKNVERTVNDGIDSLVKQGEKVLKTE; translated from the exons ATGAGTGAAAACTTGAGAGGAGGCTACTATGGGTCCTCACTCCAAGAGCTGAGACTTCTTCTTTTGGGAAACATTGGCTGTGGAAAGACGTCTTCAGCGGACACCATCCTGGAACAACTGTCCCCCGTCTCTCCCAGTGCCTCCAGGAGCTGTCAGCTGCGACAGGGCATCTCTGATGGCAGGAGTTTGACTGTGGTGGAGGCACCAAGATGGTACTGGAGTGGTGGCAAGATGGAGGACAGTGTCAGGAGGGAGACGGAGCGAGCGATGACACTGTTAGCACAAGGCCCGCATGCCATTTTGCTGCTGGTGCCTGTTGGTCAATTCACAGAG ATGGAGTGTCGTGTGCctgcagagctggaggaggTGTTTGGTGAGGAGGCATTGGATCACACCCTGGTCCTGCTGACCTGTGGTGACTACTTGATGGGAAGAACCTTAGAG GAATACCTGCAGAAAGAACACCCAGGCCTGAGGCAGATGATTGAGCGCTGTGGAGGGAGGTACCATGTCCTCAATAATCGTCAGCGACATGACAGGGAGCAGGTCCGCGAGCTGCTGGAGAAG GTGGACAATTTGGTGCAGAGAAGTGGGGTATACCATATGAAATCAGTCCAGGAGAGAGAGCTGGACAGacgagtgaaagagagaaagagagaacttATGGAAAGCTACAGAgcacaaaaggagaaaagagagactTTCGCTTCAACGCACATCCCAAACACAGAGACACGGAGGAGTCTTGTTGAAGGAGAGGACTACAGCACCGCcttggagaggagggggagagaggagagggatgaGATGGATGAAAGTATAAGTGTGAGGCAAAGATCTAACGGGCTTCATTCAAATCCAGCAACAGAGTGGTATTCAGAGTCGAATGAGGACAGGCAGGTGAAGAGGACGCCCAGTTTCAGACTAAATGCAG ttCACCACAGAATGAACAGCTTTGAAGACAGATCCCCTGAGGCGTCTCCGACCTCTCCCTATTCGCCCGTCTTcacctcttcttcctcttcaccaACCTTTGCTTCCTCTCCCACCTCATtcccctcatcctcctctcccaACTCAAAcccctcatcctcctctcccaACTCAAACCCCTCATCCTCTACTCCCATCTCAAACCCCTCATCCTCCACTCCGACCTCATTCCCCTCATCCTactcctcttcttcatcctctccggAGTTGCGTCTGGTGCTGCTCGGACGATCTGGATCAGGGAAGAGCGCAGCTGGCAACAGCATACTGGGGAGAGAGGTGTTTGCATCATGTCCGGACAGCCTCACAGCGATCACTCAGGAGtgtgagaaaaagaagacaGTGGTTGAGGGAAGACAG GTGGCGGTGGTGGACACCCCAGACTGGTTCAATTCAGAGCAAACTCCAGATGAGGTGCGAGCTCAGATCTCCTCTTGCGTTGCTTTATCCAGTCCCGGCCCACACGCCTTTCTCATTTGCGTCCCCTTAGATCAGCCTGCAAAGACTGAGATGCAGGCTCTCAAGACccttgatgctgtttttggcccaGAGGCGGTTCAGAACCACACTATACTCCTCTTTACATACGCAGATAAACTGAGGGAGAGTGGGAAGACAGGAAATAACAGTGTGGAGGCATACATCGCTGGTCAGCGGGGGGATTTGTTAAAGCTCGTGGAGAAATGCGGGGACAGGTTCCATGTGATGGAGATGGCAGGAGGTTGGAGGGAAAGGAAGAATGTGGCGGAGCTGCTAGAAAAGGTGGACCAGACAGTAAAGGAAAGCGGAGGACAGTTTTACTCCCATCCTGCTTTTCAAGAGGCGGAGAACAGAGTGAGGCAGAGACAGGTGGAGATAGCaagggagagaaagggaaaaaaactacaGCAAGACAGACTGGCAGATGTTAGACAGCTCAACTCTGAAAGGCGGGTGCTTTATCCCTACATGCAGCCTGTGGCTGAGACAGAAGAGGAAGTGAGAGAGGATGAGATTGAGAAAACAAGGGATGAGGCAGAGATGAGTGTAAGAACAATGAATATTGAAAGCCTTCCTCCTATTACACGTTCCACCTTGTCCCCTTCACTTCTTCGTTCCATTATGGAGAAAATGGGGTCCACTGCAAACATGTTACCCCAGCTGTTGGCAGACAGCTCTGTTTTGGTCGGTGAGGGAGCAAAGAAGATGAAAGACAGTCCGATGTGGGGGACAGTCGGCAGCCaagcaaaaaatgtccagaagatGGTGGCTGATAGTGCTGTGTGGGGTAAGGTTGGAGCTGGTGCCGGACATGTGTCCAAACTAGTTGGAGATAGATGTCCCAAGGTAGTATTGGATGGTACTGCATGGGTGGGATCTGGAGCAAAGGCAGCAAGGGCTAGTCCAGTGTGGGGAAAGGTTGGTTCAGGGGCCAAAATAGTGGCTGAAAACTCCATGCGTGTCGGAGCTGGGCTTGGAACCGGGGCAAAAAATTTGGCGCAGAGTCCTATGTGGGGGAAAGTAGGATCTGGGGCCAAAACTGGAGCTAAACTGATGGCTGACAGCTCTGTGCGACTTGGAGCCGGAATTGGTGCCGGTGCAAAGAAGATGGCGCAGAGTCCAGTGTGGGGGCAGATTGGCTCTGGGGCCAAAGCAGGGGCCAAAAAGGTGGCTGAGAGCTCAGTGTGGGAGAAAATTGGGACAACTGCTAAAAAGGTGCCCAAGGTAGTCATAGGGGGCGCATTGCTGGGTCTGGTGCTTGGCGTGTTTTTGGGTGGTGCACTTGGCGGAGCTCTCGGGGCAGCTGCTGGGTCTGCGGTAACTGAGGTGGGCAGACGAAAattaagcaacaaaaacacGATCGAAAAGGCGGatgaagttgcaaaaaatgtggAGAGAACAGTGAACGATGGCATAGACTCTCTGGTAAAACAAGGAGAGAAAGTACTGAAAACTGAATGA
- the LOC121942684 gene encoding uncharacterized protein LOC121942684 isoform X1, with product MSENLRGGYYGSSLQELRLLLLGNIGCGKTSSADTILEQLSPVSPSASRSCQLRQGISDGRSLTVVEAPRWYWSGGKMEDSVRRETERAMTLLAQGPHAILLLVPVGQFTEMECRVPAELEEVFGEEALDHTLVLLTCGDYLMGRTLEEYLQKEHPGLRQMIERCGGRYHVLNNRQRHDREQVRELLEKVDNLVQRSGVYHMKSVQERELDRRVKERKRELMESYRAQKEKRETFASTHIPNTETRRSLVEGEDYSTALERRGREERDEMDESISVRQRSNGLHSNPATEWYSESNEDRQVKRTPSFRLNADGAVLSQMSELKSTPKVVTTFHHRMNSFEDRSPEASPTSPYSPVFTSSSSSPTFASSPTSFPSSSSPNSNPSSSSPNSNPSSSTPISNPSSSTPTSFPSSYSSSSSSPELRLVLLGRSGSGKSAAGNSILGREVFASCPDSLTAITQECEKKKTVVEGRQVAVVDTPDWFNSEQTPDEVRAQISSCVALSSPGPHAFLICVPLDQPAKTEMQALKTLDAVFGPEAVQNHTILLFTYADKLRESGKTGNNSVEAYIAGQRGDLLKLVEKCGDRFHVMEMAGGWRERKNVAELLEKVDQTVKESGGQFYSHPAFQEAENRVRQRQVEIARERKGKKLQQDRLADVRQLNSERRVLYPYMQPVAETEEEVREDEIEKTRDEAEMSVRTMNIESLPPITRSTLSPSLLRSIMEKMGSTANMLPQLLADSSVLVGEGAKKMKDSPMWGTVGSQAKNVQKMVADSAVWGKVGAGAGHVSKLVGDRCPKVVLDGTAWVGSGAKAARASPVWGKVGSGAKIVAENSMRVGAGLGTGAKNLAQSPMWGKVGSGAKTGAKLMADSSVRLGAGIGAGAKKMAQSPVWGQIGSGAKAGAKKVAESSVWEKIGTTAKKVPKVVIGGALLGLVLGVFLGGALGGALGAAAGSAVTEVGRRKLSNKNTIEKADEVAKNVERTVNDGIDSLVKQGEKVLKTE from the exons ATGAGTGAAAACTTGAGAGGAGGCTACTATGGGTCCTCACTCCAAGAGCTGAGACTTCTTCTTTTGGGAAACATTGGCTGTGGAAAGACGTCTTCAGCGGACACCATCCTGGAACAACTGTCCCCCGTCTCTCCCAGTGCCTCCAGGAGCTGTCAGCTGCGACAGGGCATCTCTGATGGCAGGAGTTTGACTGTGGTGGAGGCACCAAGATGGTACTGGAGTGGTGGCAAGATGGAGGACAGTGTCAGGAGGGAGACGGAGCGAGCGATGACACTGTTAGCACAAGGCCCGCATGCCATTTTGCTGCTGGTGCCTGTTGGTCAATTCACAGAG ATGGAGTGTCGTGTGCctgcagagctggaggaggTGTTTGGTGAGGAGGCATTGGATCACACCCTGGTCCTGCTGACCTGTGGTGACTACTTGATGGGAAGAACCTTAGAG GAATACCTGCAGAAAGAACACCCAGGCCTGAGGCAGATGATTGAGCGCTGTGGAGGGAGGTACCATGTCCTCAATAATCGTCAGCGACATGACAGGGAGCAGGTCCGCGAGCTGCTGGAGAAG GTGGACAATTTGGTGCAGAGAAGTGGGGTATACCATATGAAATCAGTCCAGGAGAGAGAGCTGGACAGacgagtgaaagagagaaagagagaacttATGGAAAGCTACAGAgcacaaaaggagaaaagagagactTTCGCTTCAACGCACATCCCAAACACAGAGACACGGAGGAGTCTTGTTGAAGGAGAGGACTACAGCACCGCcttggagaggagggggagagaggagagggatgaGATGGATGAAAGTATAAGTGTGAGGCAAAGATCTAACGGGCTTCATTCAAATCCAGCAACAGAGTGGTATTCAGAGTCGAATGAGGACAGGCAGGTGAAGAGGACGCCCAGTTTCAGACTAAATGCAG ATGGAGCTGTACTCTCACAAATGTCTGAGCTTAAATCGACTCCGAAAGTGGTCACTACCT ttCACCACAGAATGAACAGCTTTGAAGACAGATCCCCTGAGGCGTCTCCGACCTCTCCCTATTCGCCCGTCTTcacctcttcttcctcttcaccaACCTTTGCTTCCTCTCCCACCTCATtcccctcatcctcctctcccaACTCAAAcccctcatcctcctctcccaACTCAAACCCCTCATCCTCTACTCCCATCTCAAACCCCTCATCCTCCACTCCGACCTCATTCCCCTCATCCTactcctcttcttcatcctctccggAGTTGCGTCTGGTGCTGCTCGGACGATCTGGATCAGGGAAGAGCGCAGCTGGCAACAGCATACTGGGGAGAGAGGTGTTTGCATCATGTCCGGACAGCCTCACAGCGATCACTCAGGAGtgtgagaaaaagaagacaGTGGTTGAGGGAAGACAG GTGGCGGTGGTGGACACCCCAGACTGGTTCAATTCAGAGCAAACTCCAGATGAGGTGCGAGCTCAGATCTCCTCTTGCGTTGCTTTATCCAGTCCCGGCCCACACGCCTTTCTCATTTGCGTCCCCTTAGATCAGCCTGCAAAGACTGAGATGCAGGCTCTCAAGACccttgatgctgtttttggcccaGAGGCGGTTCAGAACCACACTATACTCCTCTTTACATACGCAGATAAACTGAGGGAGAGTGGGAAGACAGGAAATAACAGTGTGGAGGCATACATCGCTGGTCAGCGGGGGGATTTGTTAAAGCTCGTGGAGAAATGCGGGGACAGGTTCCATGTGATGGAGATGGCAGGAGGTTGGAGGGAAAGGAAGAATGTGGCGGAGCTGCTAGAAAAGGTGGACCAGACAGTAAAGGAAAGCGGAGGACAGTTTTACTCCCATCCTGCTTTTCAAGAGGCGGAGAACAGAGTGAGGCAGAGACAGGTGGAGATAGCaagggagagaaagggaaaaaaactacaGCAAGACAGACTGGCAGATGTTAGACAGCTCAACTCTGAAAGGCGGGTGCTTTATCCCTACATGCAGCCTGTGGCTGAGACAGAAGAGGAAGTGAGAGAGGATGAGATTGAGAAAACAAGGGATGAGGCAGAGATGAGTGTAAGAACAATGAATATTGAAAGCCTTCCTCCTATTACACGTTCCACCTTGTCCCCTTCACTTCTTCGTTCCATTATGGAGAAAATGGGGTCCACTGCAAACATGTTACCCCAGCTGTTGGCAGACAGCTCTGTTTTGGTCGGTGAGGGAGCAAAGAAGATGAAAGACAGTCCGATGTGGGGGACAGTCGGCAGCCaagcaaaaaatgtccagaagatGGTGGCTGATAGTGCTGTGTGGGGTAAGGTTGGAGCTGGTGCCGGACATGTGTCCAAACTAGTTGGAGATAGATGTCCCAAGGTAGTATTGGATGGTACTGCATGGGTGGGATCTGGAGCAAAGGCAGCAAGGGCTAGTCCAGTGTGGGGAAAGGTTGGTTCAGGGGCCAAAATAGTGGCTGAAAACTCCATGCGTGTCGGAGCTGGGCTTGGAACCGGGGCAAAAAATTTGGCGCAGAGTCCTATGTGGGGGAAAGTAGGATCTGGGGCCAAAACTGGAGCTAAACTGATGGCTGACAGCTCTGTGCGACTTGGAGCCGGAATTGGTGCCGGTGCAAAGAAGATGGCGCAGAGTCCAGTGTGGGGGCAGATTGGCTCTGGGGCCAAAGCAGGGGCCAAAAAGGTGGCTGAGAGCTCAGTGTGGGAGAAAATTGGGACAACTGCTAAAAAGGTGCCCAAGGTAGTCATAGGGGGCGCATTGCTGGGTCTGGTGCTTGGCGTGTTTTTGGGTGGTGCACTTGGCGGAGCTCTCGGGGCAGCTGCTGGGTCTGCGGTAACTGAGGTGGGCAGACGAAAattaagcaacaaaaacacGATCGAAAAGGCGGatgaagttgcaaaaaatgtggAGAGAACAGTGAACGATGGCATAGACTCTCTGGTAAAACAAGGAGAGAAAGTACTGAAAACTGAATGA